Proteins encoded in a region of the Zea mays cultivar B73 chromosome 4, Zm-B73-REFERENCE-NAM-5.0, whole genome shotgun sequence genome:
- the LOC100501619 gene encoding uncharacterized protein LOC100501619, whose product MMIKLRYSKRLFKRSSSSSKQQAAPRGGDNGGGGAGEIEWEVRPGGMLVQKREEGRGGQETVTVRVSTGFSWHHVSIGATSTFGELKVMLSMVTGLKTREQRLLFRGKERDDTDHLHMVGVRDKDKVLLLEDPALKDMKLRALSAP is encoded by the exons ATGATGATCAAGCTGAGGTACTCCAAGAGGCTCTTCAAGAGGAGCTCCTCCTCGTCCAAGCAGCAGGCGGCCCCTCGTGGGGGCGAcaatggcggcggcggcgcaggggAGATCGAGTGGGAGGTGAGGCCCGGCGGGATGCTGGTGCAGAAGAGGGaggaggggaggggcggccaggAGACGGTCACGGTCAGGGTGTCCACCGGCTTCTCCTGGCATCACGTGTCCATTGGAGCCACCTCCACTTTTG GGGAGCTGAAGGTGATGCTGTCCATGGTGACAGGACTGAAGACCCGGGAGCAGAGGCTGTTGTTCAGGGGTAAAGAGAGGGATGACACCGACCACCTCCACATGGTTGGGGTGAGGGACAAGGACAAGGTCCTTCTTCTAGAGGACCCGGCGCTCAAGGACATGAAGCTCCGGGCTCTCTCAGCCCCCTAA